AAAATTATATACGATGTCATCCAACGCTTTGAGGTTGAAAACGGCGTTCCTCGCTTGGTTTCAACCAATATTGAAATGATTGCAGGTGGCGAAGATTTGATGTCTTTAGCTATCAATCTCTTGGAAAAACTTGGTTTCAACGACAAGTTTAAAGTAAGTCGAGCATCTCAATATATAGGGTACAGACTTAAAAATCCCACAAAAGGAGCTAAACGTTATCAACTGGTTTTAGCTCAACGTAAAGAGGGACTTTGTATTTCTATTCCTCAAGATATTTTAGATGGACATATCTTAGAAATAGGGTATTGGGTTGATATACAAGAAGCTCCCGATGTAGGATTTTCAAGAGTAGGTGTAATTTGGGTAAATCCTTCTAAAAAAGATATTTTTCTTGAATCTTTACCCCCTGAATATTGGGATTTTTTACAAAGTGAAGAGATAACAGTAGGTGAGATTCCTCTTAATCAATGCAGTCTTAATAGTAATATGCCAGATGAGTCATATTCTATCATTCCTAACAGTGAGATTATTCCAAGAAATGAATTTCGGATTGAATCATTAAGTAATAATCAAAGTTATCTCATTTTGCAAGAAGATAAGCTTTTTCCTTATACATGGCAAGCGTGTATTGGTTCAAAAGAAGTTCTAGAAGAATTCCTTGGTTACTTTGCAAAAATATTAATGGAGAAAAACTAATGTATATCAAACCCAAAAGACTTGTTAACCCTTACGAAGAAAGAATGTTAGAATTTCTCCAAACCTGCATAGATGAAAATTATAAACTTCATACCCAGGTCAGCTTATCCCAAATTTGTGAATTAGGCATAGGAGTTGATATAGAACTAAGAAAATTTTTCTTTAGCTCCAGTGTAGATGCTCTAATCACAAATGATAATTATCAACCTTGCTTAGTAGTGGAATGTCAATCTGAAAAATATCATAGTTCCAATGAGGCAAAAGAGCGTGATCATAAAAAATTACATTTACTCACATTAGCAGGAGTTCCCTTACTTTATTCAAGAATTAAAGACTTTGGATTATTACATCTTTACTCTCAGCAAGAAGAAGTAATATTTAACTTATTCACAGGCGAAAAACGAGAAAACGCCAAAGCCTTAATTAGAAGCTATTGCGAACCATCCAACTTTGCTAATTTGCAAGCCATAGCTTAATAAATAATACATATTCTTTGCGCTCTTACTCTGCGCCTCTGCGCCTCTGCGTGAAAAAAATACCTAAATACATATAAATTTTCGTAGGAGTATAGCAAAAGCTCATTGGTATCAACTTAACCTACAAATTGGTTATCTGTTAGCTTTCACACCCACCCGGAAATCAATTTCCGGGCTAATAGCTAAAGTACGTTAAAACGCACTCTGATTAACTAAAAATCAAAATTTATTCTATTTCCAGAATAAATAGATCACAAATAGTCGGTTTTAACCGACTTTAGCTTTTAGACAGGGAATTTATTCCCTGGCGTGAAGATTATTACCTCCACATCCTCACAATTTATAACGCCCCTCCCCCCGCCAATAACCAAAATGCTACAATTCCATTCATGCTAGGGGTGCTTGGGAAAACAAGCTGAGATCAAACCCTTAACACCTGAGTCTGGGTAATACCAGCGGAGGGAAGCTGTTTATTTGAGGAATTTCATAATGCGTACAGAATGGGTAGCCAAGCGACGTGGACAAGCTAACGTATCGCAAATGCACTACGCCCGTCAGGGTGTAATCACAGAAGAAATGCAATACGTAGCAACGCGGGAAAATCTTCCTGCTGAACTAATCCGCGCTGAAGTGGCACGGGGAAGGATGATTATCCCTGCGAATATTAATCACACTAACTTAGAACCGATGGCCATTGGT
This genomic interval from Anabaena sphaerica FACHB-251 contains the following:
- a CDS encoding DUF2726 domain-containing protein yields the protein MYIKPKRLVNPYEERMLEFLQTCIDENYKLHTQVSLSQICELGIGVDIELRKFFFSSSVDALITNDNYQPCLVVECQSEKYHSSNEAKERDHKKLHLLTLAGVPLLYSRIKDFGLLHLYSQQEEVIFNLFTGEKRENAKALIRSYCEPSNFANLQAIA